A genomic stretch from Primulina huaijiensis isolate GDHJ02 chromosome 14, ASM1229523v2, whole genome shotgun sequence includes:
- the LOC140956948 gene encoding mediator of RNA polymerase II transcription subunit 13 isoform X1, with amino-acid sequence MWTNVFKIGGLNQVSWFQFLPHEFDFSTLPDKSVKLDQKDALPRLVLSAHHQLQNEGFLSTWTNSFVGPWDPSQGLHNPDEKIKLWLFLPGQHSSVSEKAQLSVSRLRVLASGLWVAPGDSEEVAAALSQALRNCIERALRGLSYVRFGDVFSKHHPFIQNEEQFRRGQPVAEFIFAATEETIFVHVIISAKHVRALSSGDIESFISRSSRHTNERISVVVSPHGMRGKLTGCCPSNLVKQVYLSPGKFRGSNGIVGLPYHASQGSGPPSQLMGQNCYVEVTVGCLDKTVHSHKNSQPPGIEEPAIVRGTQIGSSENLSICEKVFVYPAEAVLVPVKQTSFARSALKRFWLQNWAGPSVSGSIFMHCDEWVDTRGGSLLEPSGTRSQHGYHSSSNSNCSSNCSISSSSSESDRKALGAGDLEADADSLMSRESGLSSLGQSQNANLKMSQGSKRPRTGTSESFGQAGGVLNPSTSDYGTMEVNNTSIVRVSNDQVGSYWGWDDDDRGLGMDIQALLSEFGGFGDFFENDTLSLGEPPGTAESHELPFHASDGGELGSSPCNSLMDVSDQLVLPVGFPTFDSFNHPSAPAPVEDSTKYQEAIKGSASALDTCTTPPFRGEFDHVLKAEALMTFAPEYGAVETAQSEISSVILRSPYVPKSCKVDSASSSNNYVYSATPPSPFYDGSDEKSMMHSSMKACTEKNDSNSTLKLKKYYTHVDKGNRQIIGKLPNRDNHFYEGDDRVGSSQFSVLTQTNSEISDGSLREDNFLLSSRTVLATETECLLCQATMCRLRHTLLSPSKFSSAVLNGLPASGISNQVHVDPGIMVDNISSKSEFRKKETIPVRIAGDMDGGILDGPLSAPVGVWRSVGIPKVTKTSTPTVEVCPSMPHNSFIEETMLSYGLRQPLQEFLDGIALLVQQATSFVDVSLDADCGDGPYGLLALQEQCRRGFSCGPSMVHAGCGGVLASCHSLDIAGVELLDPLSVDVQASLTISLLQSDIKAALKSAFSCVDGPLSVIDWCRGRNQPNELGITCNGFSSESTASVSDCRDSSSTITLSVGEPMSPSMSSVGGASSQKDGTRGDEASERNLNQDTSLLESDQHLCSRFRPTVSVVPFPSILVGYQDDWLKTSVSSLQIWEKAPLEPYATPKHMNYYVVCPNIDPLITAATDFFLQLGTVYETCKLGTHAPQSLGNEMEIDSGKITTPGFVLLDCPQSMKIDTNNASMLGSISDYFLSLSNGWDLTCFLKTLSKVLKTLKLGSSTITNTKERNGGPCTVVYVICPFPEPLAVLQTVVESSIAIGSIIRSSDKERRSMMNNQVAKALSYSAAVDESFSNVLTLTGFNIPKLVLQIVTVDAIFRVTSPSLNELIILKETAFTVYNKARRISRGVSTETLPSLSLPGRSHSALMQMASPGMWKDCVGPRIVGPPLQRENELDASLRPGTWDNSWHTARSGGLGCDPNRTGDVFSLDDIRCLFEPLFILAEPGSLDRGVSPFLGNPSFDLSKPLSDDCASTSFVQSSASSGSGDNARNTQPDALDSDGFASVHQKALPSLHCCYGWTEDWRWMVSIWTDSRGELLDSYVYPFGGISSRQDTKGLQSLFIQILQQGCLILQACSPDICIAKPRDLVITRVGCYFELECQEWQKALYSAGGSDVKKWSVQLRRSFPDGIPPSSNGTSLQQQEMSLIQDRTLPSSPSSLSSPHPKSSSFMKGGMGQPSSRKQLMGGHAVLDNSKGILQWVQNISFVSVSIDHSLQLVYQADSTYPGSNQGSVMSSQSGYLEGYTPVKSLGSTSASYILIPSPSIRSLPPAVLQLPTCLTAESPPLAHLLHSKGSAIPLSTGFVVSKAVPSMRKDSRTLSKDEWPSVLSVNLIDYYGSGNLNQEKSAKGVTKVSGKGVNSDAKDFEAEKHLILETLAAELHALSWMTVSPAYLERRTALPFHCDMVLRLRRLLHFADKELSRLPDKARGS; translated from the exons ATGTGGACCAATGTTTTCAAAATT GGTGGCTTGAACCAGGTTTCTTGGTTTCAGTTTCTTCCCCATGAATTTGATTTTAGCACTCTTCCTGATAAGAG TGTGAAATTGGACCAGAAAGATGCCTTGCCCCGCCTGGTGCTTTCTGCACACCACCAACTGCAGAATGAAGGATTTCTCAGTACATGGACCAATTCTTTTGTGGGTCCTTGGGACCCTTCGCAGGGTTTACATAATCCTG ATGAAAAGATCAAGCTCTGGCTTTTCCTCCCTGGGCAACATTCATCTGTTTCTGAGAAGGCACAACTTTCTGTTTCTAGGTTGAGAG TCCTTGCATCTGGACTTTGGGTGGCTCCTGGTGATTCGGAAGAAGTAGCTGCTGCCTTGTCCCAGGCTTTAAGAAACTGTATAGAAAG AGCTCTTAGAGGGCTTTCTTATGTACGATTCGGAGATGTATTTTCAAAGCATCATCCATTTATACAGAATGAAGAACAGTTCAG GCGCGGTCAACCTGTTGCTGAGTTCATCTTTGCTGCGACAGAAGAAACAATTTTTGTTCATGTTATTATATCTGCTAA GCATGTTCGAGCTCTTTCAAGTGGCGACATTGAGTCATTCATCAGCCGTTCTAGTAGGCACACCAATGAAAGAATATCAG TTGTTGTCTCCCCTCATGGAATGCGTGGGAAGCTTACTGGATGCTGTCCAAGTAATCTTGTGAAGCAAGTATATCTGAG CCCTGGGAAGTTTAGAGGTTCAAATGGGATTGTAGGTCTACCTTACCATGCTTCTCAAGGTTCTGGACCGCCAAGTCAACTGATGGGACAAAACTGCTATGTTGAAGTTACAGTTGGCTGCCTTGACAAGACGGTGCACTCACACAAGAACTCTCAGCCTCCTGGTATTGAAGAACCAGCTATAGTGAGAGGTACTCAGATTGGGTCATCAGAAAATCTTTCAATTTGTGAAAAAGTCTTTGTATATCCTGCCGAGGCCGTTCTCGTTCCAGTGAAGCAGACATCTTTTGCTAGATCAGCTCTGAAGAG ATTCTGGCTGCAAAATTGGGCTGGTCCATCAGTGTCTGgttctatttttatgcattg TGATGAGTGGGTGGATACGAGGGGTGGATCTTTGCTTGAACCAAGTGGAACTCGCTCTCAGCATGGCTATCACAGCAGTAGCAACAGTAATTGTAGTAGCAATTGCAGCATCAGTAGTTCCTCCAGTGAGAGTGATCGAAAGGCTCTGGGAGCTGGTGATCTCGAGGCAGATGCAGATTCTTTAATGTCCAGAGAGTCTGGTTTGTCTTCATTGGGCCAATCTCAGAATGCAAACCTCAAAATG TCGCAGGGTTCTAAGCGGCCACGAACAGGGACATCAGAATCATTCGGTCAAGCTGGTGGGGTTTTAAATCCTTCCACGAGTGATTATGGTACCATGGAAGTCAACAACACGTCCATTGTGAGGGTTTCAAATGATCAAGTTGGGTCTTATTGGGGTTGGGATGATGATGATAGAGGCTTGGGAATGGATATTCAAGCATTGCTGTCAGAGTTTGGTGGTTTTGGTGACTTTTTTGAGAACGACACTTTATCACTCGGGGAG CCCCCAGGAACTGCAGAGTCTCACGAACTCCCGTTTCATGCATCTGATGGTGGAGAGCTAGGTAGCAGCCCCTGCAACTCACTGATGGATGTCTCCGATCAATTGGTTTTGCCAGTAGGTTTTCCAACCTTTGATAGCTTTAATCACCCATCAGCTCCTGCTCCTGTGGAAGATTCAACCAAATATCAGGAGGCTATAAAGGGTTCTGCTTCTGCTCTGGACACCTGCACTACGCCACCATTTAGAGGCGAGTTTGATCATGTTTTAAAGGCGGAAGCTCTGATGACATTTGCTCCAGAATATGGGGCTGTGGAAACCGCTCAGAGTGAGATATCCTCTGTGATACTACGAAGTCCATATGTTCCTAAATCTTGCAAAGTGGATTCAGCTTCAAGCTCGAACAATTATGTGTACTCTGCAACTCCACCTTCTCCTTTCTATGATGGATCTGATGAGAAGTCTATGATGCATTCAAGCATGAAAGCATGCACTGAAAAGAATGATTCTAATTCCactttaaaattaaagaaatactACACACACGTTGACAAAGGAAACAGGCAAATAATTGGAAAGCTCCCTAACCGTGACaatcacttttatgaaggtgaCGATAGAGTTGGATCATCACAATTTTCTGTTCTCACTCAGACAAATTCCGAAATAAGCGATGGCTCGTTGAGGGAAGATAATTTTCTTCTATCTTCTAGGACTGTCCTTGCAACAGAAACTGAATGCCTCTTGTGCCAGGCTACCATGTGCAGGTTGCGGCATACATTGTTGTCTCCTAGCAAATTTTCCTCTGCAGTCTTGAACGGGTTGCCTGCAAGTGGCATTTCTAATCAGGTCCATGTTGATCCAGGCATCATGGTGGACAATATTTCAAGTAAATCTGAGTTTAGAAAGAAAGAAACTATACCTGTTAGGATAGCTGGTGATATGGATGGAGGAATACTTGATGGGCCATTGAGTGCACCCGTTGGTGTTTGGCGTTCTGTTGGAATTCCTAAAGTTACAAAAACAAGTACTCCAACTGTGGAAGTTTGTCCATCCATGCCGCACAATTCATTCATCGAAGAAACCATGCTTTCTTATGGACTTCGGCAACCACTTCAGGAATTTCTTGATGGCATAGCGTTGCTTGTGCAACAAGCTACTTCATTTGTTGACGTGTCTCTGGATGCTGATTGTGGTGATGGGCCTTATGGTTTGCTTGCACTTCAAGAGCAGTGTAGGCGTGGGTTTTCTTGTGGACCCTCTATGGTCCATGCTGGTTGTGGAGGAGTTTTGGCTTCTTGTCATTCCTTGGATATTGCTGGTGTGGAGCTCCTTGATCCACTCTCTGTTGAT GTTCAGGCATCTCTAACTATTAGTTTGTTGCAATCAGACATAAAAGCAGCTCTAAAATCTGCATTTAGCTGTGTGGATGGTCCTCTATCTGTTATTGATTGGTGCAGGGGCCGCAACCAACCCAATGAATTAGGAATAACATGCAATGGATTTTCTTCAGAATCTACTGCAAGTGTTAGTGATTGTCGGGATTCTTCTAGTACAATAACACTCTCAGTTGGAGAACCCATGAGCCCATCTATGTCATCTGTTGGTGGAGCATCTTCCCAAAAAG ATGGAACCAGAGGGGATGAGGCAAGTGAAAGGAATTTGAACCAGGACACTTCTTTATTGGAGTCGGATCAGCACCTATGCTCACGGTTTCGCCCCACAGTTTCTGTAGTTCCATTTCCTTCCATACTTGTTGG GTACCAAGATGATTGGCTTAAGACATCAGTTAGCTCCTTACAAATCTGGGAAAAGGCTCCCCTTGAACCATATGCAACTCCAAAACAT ATGAACTACTATGTTGTATGTCCAAATATTGATCCACTCATTACAGCAGCCACAGACTTTTTCCTGCAGCTTGGAACTG TTTATGAAACTTGCAAGCTGGGAACACATGCGCCCCAAAGTCTTGGGAATGAGATGGAAATAGATTCTGGAAAAATTACTACTCCTGGTTTTGTCTTGCTTGATTGTCCCCAATCGATGAAGATAGATACAAATAATGCATCTATGCTGGGTTCAATTAGTGATTATTTTCTCTCTCTGTCCAATGGCTGGGATCTGACTTGCTTTCTAAAGACTCTTTCCAAGGTTCTCAAAACCTTGAAACTTGGTTCATCTACAATCACGAATACCAAGGAAAGAAATGGCGGACCATGCACT GTAGTCTATGTGATATGCCCCTTTCCTGAGCCTCTTGCAGTTCTACAAACTGTGGTTGAATCCTCCATTGCTATTGGATCAATCATTCGATCTTCTGATAAAGAGAGGAGATCCATGATGAACAATCAAGTTGCAAAAGCATTGAGTTACTCAGCGGCTGTGGATGAGTCATTTTCTAATGTATTAACTCTTACAGGATTTAACATCCCTAAGTTGGTACTGCAAATTGTGACAGTTGATGCCATTTTTAGGGTAACTAGTCCGTCACTTAATGAGCTCATCATTTTGAAGGAAACTGCTTTCACAGTTTACAATAAAGCTCGCCGAATATCACGTGGAGTCTCCACAGAGACTTTGCCTAGTTTATCTCTACCGGGAAGGTCTCATTCAGCCCTAATGCAGATGGCTTCACCAGGTATGTGGAAGGACTGTGTTGGTCCTCGGATTGTGGGACCACCTCTTCAGAGAGAAAATGAACTTGATGCAAGCTTGAGACCAGGTACGTGGGATAACTCTTGGCACACAGCAAGGAGTGGGGGACTTGGATGTGATCCCAACAGAACAGGAGATGTCTTTTCCTTGGACGATATTCGTTGTTTATTTGAGCCACTTTTTATCCTCGCAGAACCAGGTTCCCTTGACCGTGGGGTTTCTCCCTTTTTGGGGAATCCTTCTTTTGATTTATCGAAGCCATTATCAGATGATTGTGCAAGTACTAGCTTTGTGCAGAGTTCTGCATCATCGGGTAGTGGAGATAATGCTCGTAATACTCAGCCTGATGCCCTGGATTCAGATGGTTTTGCATCTGTTCATCAAAAAGCACTCCCCAGTCTGCATTGTTGTTATGGGTGGACTGAGGATTGGCGTTGGATGGTGTCCATATGGACTGATTCGAGAGGAGAACTGCTCGATAGTTACGTCTACCCGTTTGGAGGTATCAGCAGTCGGCAAGACACCAAGGGTCTGCAGTCCCTTTTTATTCAAATACTGCAACAAGGATGCCTGATTCTTCAGGCTTGTTCTCCTGATATTTGTATTGCTAAGCCTAGAGATCTTGTTATCACGCGAGTTGGATGTTATTTTGAGCTGGAGTGCCAGG AGTGGCAGAAAGCTTTGTATTCAGCTGGGGGATCCGACGTTAAGAAGTGGTCTGTGCAGCTTCGACGGTCATTCCCGGATGGGATTCCTCCTAGTAGCAATGGAACTTCTTTGCAGCAGCAGGAGATGAGTTTAATTCAAGACAGAACGTTACCTTCTTCACCGAGTTCATTGTCTAGTCCTCATCCCAAGTCTTCGTCCTTCATGAAAGGTGGTATGGGGCAACCTTCCTCCAGAAAACAGCTAATGGGCGGGCACGCAGTGTTGGACAATTCGAAGGGCATACTGCAGTGGGTGCAGAACATTAGCTTTGTTTCAGTCTCGATTGATCACTCCCTACAACTAGTGTATCAAGCAGATTCTACATATCCTG GGTCAAATCAAGGCAGTGTCATGTCAAGCCAGTCAGGCTATCTCGAAGGATATACTCCTGTGAAATCCCTTGGCTCTACTTCTGCATCTTACATTTTAATCCCATCACCAAGCATACGTTCTCTGCCTCCTGCAGTTCTTCAGCTCCCTACATGTCTCACTGCAGAGTCCCCTCCTCTCGCTCACCTCTTGCACAGCAAAGGGTCTGCAATTCCCTTATCCACTGGTTTTGTCGTTTCAAAAGCTGTACCTTCCATGAGGAAAGATTCCAGAACCCTTTCAAAAGATGAATGGCCTTCGGTCCTTTCTGTCAATTTAATCGACTACTATGGAAGTGGCAACttaaatcaagaaaaatcaGCCAAGGGTGTCACCAAGGTATCAGGAAAGGGAGTAAACTCTGATGCCAAAGATTTTGAAGCTGAGAAGCACTTGATTCTCGAAACTTTAGCAGCAGAACTTCATGCTTTGTCGTGGATGACAGTTAGCCCCGCCTACTTGGAGAGACGAACTGCCCTGCCTTTCCATTGTGACATGGTTTTAAGACTTCGAAGGCTTCTTCATTTTGCTGATAAGGAACTCTCTCGGCTTCCAGATAAGGCACGAGGATCGTGA